One genomic segment of Peromyscus leucopus breed LL Stock chromosome 23, UCI_PerLeu_2.1, whole genome shotgun sequence includes these proteins:
- the LOC119086551 gene encoding 60S ribosomal protein L23a-like, translating into MAPKVKENVKTLKAKGSAGRSSQPSKDLPATLLPETKMLQLRKPSKHPGGGARETRAGPLCRHQVPLTAEPAEETEDNTTRTFIVDVKASEHRIKQAVQRL; encoded by the coding sequence ATGGCACCAAAAGTGAAGGAAAACGTGAAGACTTTGAAAGCAAAAGGCAGTGCCGGACGCAGTTCGCAGCCATCAAAAGACCTGCCCGCCACCCTCCTTCCGGAGACAAAGATGCTACAGCTCCGGAAGCCGTCCAAACACCCTGGGGGAGGTGCCCGGGAGACACGAGCTGGACCACTGTGCCGCCACCAAGTTCCCCTGACCGCTGAGCCGGCCGAAGAGACAGAGGACAACACCACACGTACCTTCATTGTAGATGTCAAGGCCAGCGAGCACCGGATCAAACAGGCTGTGCAGAGACTCTGA